In Roseiconus lacunae, one genomic interval encodes:
- a CDS encoding GNAT family N-acetyltransferase, which translates to MAFRLVEIDAGLVSETLLTDAPELLADVVLACKDLYSTVEAFKPWICYLAEVNGSIVGTCGFKGPPSNGRAEIAYFTFPGNESRGIATKMGRSLIEMAKLSDQTIQIVAQTLPDRNASHRVLEELGFRPSATIQHVDDGEVLEWIFEPA; encoded by the coding sequence TTGGCATTTCGTTTGGTGGAAATTGATGCTGGCCTTGTCTCTGAAACATTACTGACAGACGCTCCAGAATTGCTCGCCGATGTAGTCTTGGCCTGCAAGGACCTGTATTCGACCGTCGAGGCATTCAAGCCGTGGATTTGCTACTTGGCAGAAGTCAACGGAAGCATCGTTGGGACATGTGGTTTTAAGGGACCACCTTCCAATGGCAGGGCAGAAATTGCCTACTTCACATTCCCTGGCAATGAATCAAGGGGCATCGCAACTAAAATGGGACGCTCTCTAATCGAAATGGCTAAGCTTTCAGATCAAACGATACAGATTGTGGCACAGACCTTACCTGATCGAAATGCATCGCATCGTGTACTGGAGGAGCTTGGTTTTCGACCGTCCGCTACCATTCAGCACGTTGACGATGGCGAGGTTCTGGAATGGATATTTGAACCTGCTTAA
- a CDS encoding alpha/beta fold hydrolase yields MNTYRNESARKRLDEWFIRFCERIDSPFESLEVPTRFGDNHVLVAGPPGATPIVCLHAMRTGSAFLVSELNPVLDRYRVIAPDLPGQSIRGLETRLPLNDDSHVHWLTDILDELDLGATKLFGVSWGGFIARQFSTSVPGRVEKLALLVPAGIVNGSHLTGLAKMALPLLRYRLWRSPENLRRLLEPLFSSWDEGWAQYTGDAIQDMPFDFRIPPLATDQELEDLRMPVLALGGSDDISFPGKDLVTRITALAPNAQGEVLQNCKHCPPLTQNFRSWLADRLVTFFELGDDGELRVSG; encoded by the coding sequence ATGAATACCTATCGCAATGAGTCGGCACGGAAGAGATTGGACGAGTGGTTCATTCGATTCTGCGAGCGTATTGATTCTCCGTTTGAGAGTCTCGAAGTGCCTACTCGCTTCGGCGATAATCACGTTTTGGTTGCTGGTCCTCCTGGTGCAACTCCCATCGTCTGTCTTCATGCAATGCGCACTGGATCGGCCTTTTTGGTATCTGAACTCAACCCAGTTCTAGATCGGTATCGTGTCATCGCTCCAGATCTTCCCGGTCAGTCTATTCGTGGTTTAGAAACGCGGTTGCCTCTCAATGATGATTCTCACGTCCATTGGCTTACTGATATTCTGGACGAGCTGGATCTTGGAGCGACCAAGCTATTCGGCGTTAGCTGGGGCGGATTTATCGCACGGCAATTCTCAACGAGCGTTCCAGGGCGGGTGGAAAAGCTGGCCCTCCTTGTTCCTGCAGGCATCGTTAATGGATCGCACCTAACGGGCCTCGCTAAGATGGCTCTGCCATTGCTTCGCTATCGCCTATGGCGGTCCCCAGAGAATTTGCGGCGCTTGCTTGAGCCTCTTTTTTCCTCGTGGGACGAGGGATGGGCTCAATACACTGGCGACGCGATTCAAGATATGCCATTCGATTTTCGTATCCCTCCACTGGCAACCGACCAGGAATTGGAAGATCTAAGGATGCCCGTCTTGGCTCTCGGTGGCTCAGACGACATCTCGTTTCCAGGTAAGGACCTCGTAACGCGTATTACGGCGTTGGCGCCGAATGCGCAGGGGGAGGTTCTTCAGAACTGCAAGCATTGCCCTCCTTTGACACAGAACTTCCGCAGTTGGCTTGCAGATCGACTCGTGACGTTTTTCGAACTTGGCGATGACGGTGAATTGAGGGTGTCGGGATAG
- a CDS encoding protein kinase domain-containing protein, whose amino-acid sequence MTSPPPVEFQPGMEVVPGYTLISPLGSGMAGDVWQAQAAGGIKVALKVVRSLKDVGGRKELKALKTIRDVHHPNLCPLFGFWTKDGSGRILADGETEELTLDSVQSHPHPNGIDSANQPPPAPSDQPMQGTMAIDQSMADNFASPQEKGPSNDQQESPKPKVTAEQLIVVMGLGDCTLFDRLRFIRQDAGLSPDDVETPLGLEPEETIRYLRAAASAIDLLNHEHDVYHFDIKPQNILLVGGEAQVCDFGLAKKIEADVRATQQTHATPAYASPEILEGEHLSTVSGDKLFVDQYSLAVTYYELRTGLLPFDVTTHASMIVAKSTGRLDLSALSPPERKVLQKALERDPKKRFRSCTEMIKSLAVASGVDKSGGITLTRIIGTVAALLLCMTLGFTSWWYFFPESFNDWINQGQINTAKELLARTQSSFERTEDQAFNESSFTIINVVLGEAADLAAHAPDATTSGEEGDLRTSSQILFAKAANRLLERVHQSLSTVENEGDDLRASDMYTALAEGIAVFDPDVEPDSEQQRSVKKTILQGVSHWSESDNQSLADSYEQFSISLSAAKTRFRLHENAPVDPKDLQAIRTAIENTPEVFEQVQGIDLAFASMLIPIASIDQRSYTSWDASQWLNADVRRDLGRAERLGGARVVTDPYLSLWLEIRDAFIQSVEPVATGAIANDRVSDQALDEVRRDFPSLESDRKLAQLRQAIIGNDWDTAAIVIEQLNTQTNLDQTRRQSLMLLSRMKELREQPTAMGELLLAIQSQQLSATELRTRKLLPVLENFVRYCNQERLAMAFDPASIPFDAQVDTLQSLEQVTELSLDPAAFAVPLMAALISPSDRVIDQNGNLNASLKTCVERIEQSADYSLLRSALKLEQAIRADEFSAATVRDAASEIQQSNTSLLDILSPSYRPYLLLCAAGLGRQSVDAADELLRRQSRQSIRQLGDWRLLSATELMADAAIDISSVRNDSFESRRYEPDDTNRTANALAASYLRSGKLLADHLESQTALTLEVELFIHAVATNTDPTNSVEVPGTLRALITSAELSSQRSIQLLLTMHRVGLNLVADENDSSRRATMATVFVLNPAIELIDRLGIEQFGPGESESLSKTSLVDSVILPTVRTIVIPNLDIDSDGLIVKGIRQISPGSDAIQRFSELAALVYTDRVARSGYDDKDQFCRDHIALTTLTLREESTEEEDKAKLIQLTANAFLALEQTNGAAFLKFADLAPKLGADTLTATVLRAEAYKQLAESTGDWALRHEEFGRSRQAFLRVLELLGNGIPELTINRRHRFNALCNVAAIGVRQAFYSSDVDVKLPILLKSFDCMNEAMAMNLDELTVQTEWNRATLWINKGNACEDIAFYCSAGDSEEEIERREKFFTLAIEAFGNAKELGKRDLKAQYSLGRALLRQSSFYDGEEREQILDRSNNAFEQPPTQKQLTTELPKAIEWYVWKMKVDEARLDTNDALASADLVTELLSRPEMISDFRRGEFMWAACLVYGKQKQFEKMIAGLKSLGDSGTPDEFARHMGTLIDLIGRSSDRGLFTYILDTVKHRRPPDPGFDAANDGSYQMSKVSTQALQDMSERLAHGQKPQPSQPLFADLREGARALHRWVDPQSGGDYAKLGTLLAEGQQILMNRDEREAIRFAYELALIANESEEFPFYVKNRCYAIVMYSLMFWERVAMQENEGALTPQFLQTVVDRYKDDFSQERRETLTKCLRETAELAKAKDPALAKSMLDAVRMIDAFGVDTSADEP is encoded by the coding sequence ATGACCAGTCCACCGCCAGTCGAATTTCAGCCCGGGATGGAAGTCGTTCCCGGCTACACCTTGATTTCACCGCTCGGCAGCGGGATGGCTGGCGATGTTTGGCAAGCTCAGGCGGCCGGAGGGATCAAGGTTGCTCTTAAAGTTGTCCGGTCACTTAAAGATGTCGGTGGCCGAAAAGAACTCAAGGCACTCAAGACCATCCGTGATGTCCACCACCCAAACCTTTGTCCCCTGTTTGGCTTCTGGACGAAAGATGGTAGCGGCCGAATCCTCGCTGACGGTGAAACGGAAGAATTGACCCTTGATTCGGTTCAGTCACATCCCCATCCAAATGGGATAGACTCGGCCAATCAACCACCACCGGCACCGTCGGATCAGCCAATGCAAGGTACGATGGCGATCGATCAGTCGATGGCCGACAACTTTGCATCGCCACAGGAAAAGGGGCCTTCAAATGATCAACAGGAATCGCCAAAGCCTAAAGTAACGGCCGAACAACTCATTGTCGTTATGGGACTTGGCGACTGCACTCTCTTTGACCGGCTACGATTTATCCGGCAAGACGCCGGTCTCTCCCCCGACGATGTCGAAACACCGCTAGGACTTGAACCAGAAGAGACCATTCGGTACCTACGTGCCGCCGCCAGTGCGATCGACCTGCTCAATCATGAGCACGACGTGTATCACTTTGACATCAAGCCGCAGAACATTCTGCTCGTCGGCGGCGAAGCCCAGGTTTGCGACTTCGGATTGGCAAAAAAAATCGAAGCCGACGTTCGGGCGACACAACAAACTCATGCGACGCCCGCCTACGCATCCCCCGAGATCCTCGAAGGCGAACATCTCTCAACCGTCTCGGGCGACAAGCTGTTTGTCGATCAATACTCACTAGCGGTGACCTATTACGAATTGCGAACTGGCTTGCTGCCGTTCGACGTCACGACACATGCCAGTATGATCGTGGCCAAATCAACCGGACGCTTGGATCTGTCAGCGCTCTCGCCCCCTGAACGCAAAGTTTTGCAAAAGGCACTCGAGCGCGATCCCAAGAAACGGTTTCGATCCTGCACGGAAATGATCAAGTCGCTCGCGGTCGCTTCGGGGGTCGATAAAAGCGGCGGCATCACACTCACTCGTATCATCGGGACGGTCGCCGCACTATTGCTCTGCATGACCCTGGGTTTTACCTCTTGGTGGTACTTCTTTCCGGAAAGCTTCAACGACTGGATCAATCAAGGCCAGATCAACACCGCCAAAGAGTTGTTGGCTCGCACACAAAGCAGTTTTGAACGCACCGAAGATCAAGCGTTTAACGAGTCCAGTTTTACGATCATCAATGTTGTCCTTGGTGAAGCCGCGGACCTTGCCGCCCACGCTCCAGACGCGACGACTTCCGGTGAAGAAGGTGATCTTCGTACAAGCAGTCAAATTCTTTTCGCGAAAGCTGCGAATCGGCTTCTCGAGCGTGTTCATCAATCTCTATCGACAGTCGAAAACGAAGGTGACGATCTTCGCGCCTCCGATATGTACACCGCTCTCGCCGAGGGCATCGCAGTTTTCGATCCCGATGTCGAGCCTGATTCGGAGCAACAACGATCGGTCAAGAAAACCATCCTTCAAGGCGTCAGTCATTGGTCAGAAAGCGACAATCAATCGCTTGCTGATTCGTACGAACAGTTTTCCATCAGCCTCTCGGCAGCCAAGACAAGATTCCGATTGCACGAGAATGCCCCCGTCGATCCAAAGGACCTTCAGGCCATTCGTACGGCCATCGAGAATACCCCCGAAGTATTCGAACAAGTCCAAGGGATCGATCTAGCGTTTGCCTCGATGTTGATTCCAATTGCAAGTATCGATCAGCGATCGTACACAAGCTGGGATGCGTCACAGTGGCTCAATGCCGACGTACGACGTGACCTTGGCCGCGCCGAACGACTCGGCGGGGCACGAGTCGTCACCGATCCATACCTTTCCCTTTGGCTCGAGATTCGTGATGCCTTCATCCAATCCGTGGAGCCGGTGGCGACAGGTGCCATCGCAAACGATCGTGTATCAGACCAAGCTCTTGACGAAGTCCGACGTGACTTCCCATCTCTCGAAAGTGATCGCAAGCTCGCCCAGTTGCGACAAGCCATAATTGGGAATGACTGGGACACCGCAGCGATCGTAATCGAACAACTGAACACTCAGACGAATCTCGACCAAACGCGACGACAAAGTTTGATGCTTCTCTCGCGGATGAAAGAACTCCGCGAGCAGCCAACCGCGATGGGCGAGTTGCTGCTCGCGATTCAATCACAACAGTTGTCAGCGACGGAATTGCGAACACGAAAACTATTACCTGTACTGGAAAACTTTGTTCGCTATTGCAATCAAGAACGACTGGCGATGGCTTTCGATCCGGCATCGATCCCCTTTGACGCACAGGTCGATACTTTGCAGTCGCTCGAACAAGTGACCGAACTCTCACTTGATCCTGCTGCATTTGCAGTGCCGTTGATGGCCGCTTTGATTTCACCATCGGATCGCGTCATCGATCAGAATGGGAACCTGAACGCATCGTTGAAAACGTGTGTCGAACGCATTGAACAATCAGCGGACTATTCGCTACTTCGATCTGCGTTGAAACTCGAACAGGCGATTCGTGCGGACGAGTTCTCCGCAGCCACCGTTCGTGACGCCGCATCGGAAATACAGCAGTCGAATACGTCATTGTTGGACATCCTTTCACCAAGCTATCGGCCCTACCTTCTGCTATGTGCGGCCGGGCTCGGACGTCAGTCCGTTGACGCGGCCGATGAATTACTTCGCCGGCAATCGCGCCAATCGATTCGACAGCTGGGCGATTGGAGATTGCTTTCCGCGACAGAATTGATGGCGGATGCCGCGATTGACATCTCTTCCGTGCGCAATGATTCGTTTGAATCGCGCCGTTATGAACCCGACGATACAAATCGGACCGCAAATGCATTGGCGGCAAGCTATTTGAGATCGGGAAAGCTCTTAGCTGACCATCTCGAATCGCAAACCGCATTGACGCTCGAGGTGGAGCTGTTCATCCATGCCGTCGCTACCAACACCGACCCTACGAATTCAGTCGAAGTTCCGGGGACTCTACGCGCATTGATCACGTCGGCAGAATTGTCCTCCCAGCGCTCCATTCAACTTTTATTGACAATGCACCGGGTAGGCCTAAACCTTGTTGCTGACGAAAACGATTCAAGTCGTCGTGCGACCATGGCAACGGTATTCGTCTTGAATCCCGCAATCGAACTCATCGACCGTCTGGGTATCGAACAGTTTGGTCCCGGGGAAAGCGAGTCGTTATCAAAAACGAGTCTCGTCGACAGCGTGATCCTTCCCACGGTTCGCACGATTGTGATCCCCAACCTGGACATTGATAGCGACGGCCTGATCGTGAAGGGGATTCGCCAGATCTCACCGGGCTCCGACGCGATTCAGCGTTTCAGCGAACTTGCAGCGTTGGTATACACCGACCGCGTTGCCCGAAGCGGCTATGATGACAAAGATCAGTTTTGCCGTGATCATATCGCACTCACCACTCTGACACTTCGCGAAGAATCGACCGAAGAAGAAGACAAAGCCAAACTTATCCAGCTAACTGCGAACGCATTCTTGGCGTTAGAACAAACCAACGGCGCCGCATTTTTAAAATTCGCCGATCTGGCTCCCAAACTCGGTGCCGACACGCTAACCGCGACAGTGCTGCGTGCGGAAGCGTACAAACAACTCGCCGAATCAACCGGAGACTGGGCATTACGTCACGAAGAATTTGGCCGATCAAGGCAAGCGTTTCTACGGGTCCTCGAACTCCTCGGAAACGGGATTCCCGAATTAACTATCAATCGAAGACACCGCTTCAATGCCCTTTGTAATGTCGCGGCAATCGGCGTCCGCCAAGCTTTCTATTCTTCTGACGTCGACGTCAAGCTCCCTATCTTGCTGAAGTCGTTCGATTGTATGAACGAGGCGATGGCGATGAATCTTGACGAGTTGACCGTGCAAACCGAATGGAATCGAGCAACGCTATGGATCAATAAAGGGAACGCTTGCGAGGACATCGCCTTCTACTGTTCGGCAGGGGATTCGGAGGAAGAGATTGAACGCCGAGAAAAGTTCTTCACACTCGCGATCGAAGCCTTCGGTAACGCGAAGGAACTCGGCAAACGAGATCTGAAGGCACAGTACTCACTCGGTCGTGCACTACTGCGCCAGTCCAGTTTTTACGACGGAGAGGAACGTGAACAAATACTTGATCGCTCGAACAATGCTTTCGAGCAACCTCCCACCCAAAAACAACTGACGACCGAGCTTCCCAAAGCTATCGAGTGGTATGTATGGAAGATGAAAGTTGATGAAGCGAGACTGGACACTAATGATGCGTTAGCTTCCGCTGACCTGGTGACGGAATTGCTTTCGCGACCAGAGATGATCAGTGACTTCCGGCGTGGCGAGTTTATGTGGGCGGCTTGCTTGGTTTACGGAAAGCAAAAGCAGTTCGAGAAAATGATCGCCGGACTGAAGTCCCTTGGCGATTCAGGAACGCCGGATGAATTTGCTAGACACATGGGAACGCTTATCGATCTGATCGGTCGCTCCAGCGATCGCGGGCTTTTCACCTACATTCTTGACACGGTTAAGCACCGCCGACCGCCTGACCCAGGCTTTGACGCAGCAAACGACGGCAGCTATCAAATGTCCAAAGTATCGACCCAAGCGTTGCAGGACATGAGTGAACGATTAGCTCATGGTCAAAAGCCTCAACCGTCACAGCCCTTGTTTGCGGACTTACGTGAAGGTGCTCGCGCTCTCCACCGATGGGTCGACCCACAATCCGGTGGCGACTACGCAAAACTCGGGACGTTGCTTGCCGAAGGTCAGCAGATCCTTATGAATCGCGACGAGCGGGAGGCGATTCGCTTTGCCTACGAATTAGCATTGATTGCCAATGAGTCAGAAGAGTTCCCCTTCTACGTCAAAAACCGCTGCTATGCGATTGTTATGTACTCTTTAATGTTTTGGGAACGAGTGGCGATGCAAGAAAACGAGGGCGCACTTACACCTCAGTTTTTACAAACAGTCGTCGATCGCTACAAAGACGACTTCAGCCAGGAACGTCGCGAAACGCTGACAAAATGTTTGCGAGAAACAGCGGAGCTCGCCAAAGCAAAGGACCCCGCGTTGGCCAAATCGATGCTGGACGCCGTTCGAATGATAGACGCGTTTGGCGTAGATACATCAGCCGATGAGCCCTAA
- a CDS encoding Ppx/GppA phosphatase family protein — protein MSETSKLQRNVADSTANRRRTAISTETELPRPVAVIDIGASAIRMAIAEINPNGEVRKLDQLIQPVPLGKETFETRRLSRRSIERVVSVLTQYQRILLEYGIDQPSSVRVVATSAVREASNRLAFADRVFMETGLHVQPIDEAEVNRITYMGITPQLLADEELSNGKAMVLEVGGGSTEVLVVRSGNVLASHSYRLGSIRMLQTIDLARAGAKRRRALLENHINRMLTQLNELVRSESQLNLVAVGGDIRLATRLINPQWKRRTLTKVPTEKLVQLTDDILTLDEEEIVKRFGATFIEAQTLAPALLAYSAVARHFSLEHIYVSDTNMRDGLLKDMAAEGRWTAEFRNQIIRSALSLGRRFHFDEMHARSVAELSRKLFDQLRPQHRLDNRHEVILYVAALLHEIGMQINIRGHHKHSLYIIRHSELFGLSQSELVLVALVARYYRRATPQPTHSEYMSLDREHRVLVSKLAAILRLAAALDDTRTSRIREIDCKVEGNRLIIEIPGVSDVSLEQIAMKQQAGLFRDVYGLPVMLRVGG, from the coding sequence ATGTCTGAGACTTCTAAGCTACAACGGAATGTCGCCGACTCAACTGCGAACCGAAGACGCACCGCGATTTCGACTGAGACAGAACTCCCACGCCCCGTCGCCGTGATCGACATCGGTGCGTCTGCGATACGAATGGCGATCGCCGAGATCAATCCCAACGGCGAAGTTCGAAAGCTTGATCAGTTGATCCAGCCGGTACCACTTGGAAAAGAGACCTTCGAAACTCGCCGCCTCTCCCGACGCAGTATCGAACGCGTCGTAAGTGTTTTGACGCAGTACCAGCGTATCCTGCTGGAATACGGAATCGACCAGCCATCCTCCGTCCGAGTCGTCGCGACCAGTGCGGTTCGTGAAGCTTCTAACCGCCTGGCGTTTGCCGACCGCGTGTTTATGGAAACCGGGCTTCATGTCCAGCCCATCGACGAAGCGGAAGTCAACCGAATCACTTACATGGGGATCACGCCCCAATTGCTGGCCGATGAGGAACTCTCCAATGGCAAGGCGATGGTACTTGAAGTTGGCGGTGGCAGCACCGAAGTACTGGTCGTTCGCAGTGGCAATGTGTTGGCAAGCCACTCATACCGGCTTGGTTCGATTCGAATGCTACAGACAATTGACTTAGCAAGAGCCGGAGCTAAACGTCGCAGGGCGCTGCTGGAAAACCATATCAACCGGATGCTAACACAGCTCAACGAGTTAGTACGTTCCGAATCACAGCTCAACTTGGTTGCGGTCGGCGGAGACATTCGCCTTGCGACACGCCTGATCAATCCTCAGTGGAAACGTCGGACCCTGACGAAAGTTCCCACCGAAAAATTGGTCCAGTTGACTGACGATATTCTGACGCTCGACGAAGAAGAAATCGTCAAGCGATTCGGCGCAACCTTCATCGAAGCACAAACGCTGGCGCCTGCACTACTTGCGTACTCCGCCGTCGCGAGACATTTTTCGCTCGAGCATATTTATGTCAGCGACACCAACATGCGTGACGGCTTGCTGAAGGATATGGCCGCCGAAGGTCGATGGACCGCCGAGTTCCGCAACCAAATCATTCGTTCCGCGCTTTCGCTGGGGCGTCGATTTCATTTTGATGAAATGCACGCCCGTAGCGTCGCCGAACTGTCGCGAAAACTGTTCGATCAGTTGCGTCCGCAGCATCGTTTAGACAACCGACACGAAGTCATCTTGTACGTCGCCGCGTTGCTGCACGAGATCGGGATGCAAATTAATATCCGCGGACACCACAAACATTCGCTTTACATCATCCGTCACAGCGAATTGTTCGGACTATCGCAATCCGAACTTGTGCTGGTCGCTTTGGTGGCCCGCTATTATCGACGGGCGACGCCTCAGCCGACGCATTCGGAATACATGTCGCTCGATCGAGAGCACCGCGTTTTGGTCAGCAAGCTCGCCGCGATCTTACGACTTGCGGCTGCTCTTGATGACACGCGAACCAGTCGAATCCGAGAAATCGATTGCAAAGTCGAGGGAAACCGCCTCATCATCGAAATCCCGGGTGTAAGTGATGTCTCGTTGGAACAAATTGCCATGAAACAACAAGCAGGATTGTTCCGCGATGTCTACGGACTTCCCGTCATGCTCCGCGTCGGCGGCTGA
- a CDS encoding metallophosphoesterase family protein, with protein MRTLAIGDIHGCYRSLDTLASFAAISSGDRVITLGDYVDRGPDTRRVIDWLIDRQAREGLIPLRGNHEIMLLEARQSKQCLKDWLTCGGDAVLSSYGTDRLDGIPNDHWHFLESCLRSHYTTESHFFVHANADAEVPIDEQPDYMLYWESFGNPRPHQSGLTMICGHTAQRSGVPCSVGHAVCIDTWAYGQGWLTCLDVHSGICWQSNESGATRRFWIDEVPQ; from the coding sequence ATGCGAACTTTAGCGATTGGCGATATTCATGGCTGCTACCGATCGCTTGATACACTGGCATCGTTCGCTGCAATTTCCTCCGGTGACCGGGTCATCACGCTTGGCGACTATGTGGATCGTGGCCCTGACACGCGACGAGTGATCGATTGGCTGATCGATCGACAAGCGAGGGAGGGGCTGATTCCGCTCCGCGGCAACCATGAAATAATGTTACTTGAGGCACGTCAATCCAAGCAATGCCTCAAGGATTGGCTGACATGCGGAGGTGATGCGGTTCTGTCGTCCTACGGCACTGATCGACTCGATGGGATTCCGAATGACCATTGGCATTTTCTCGAGTCTTGTTTGCGGTCGCATTACACTACGGAGAGTCACTTCTTTGTCCACGCGAATGCAGATGCCGAAGTTCCGATTGATGAACAACCAGACTATATGCTGTACTGGGAGTCATTTGGAAATCCCAGGCCACACCAATCTGGGTTGACGATGATTTGTGGACATACGGCACAGCGTTCTGGCGTGCCGTGTTCGGTTGGTCATGCAGTTTGCATTGATACCTGGGCCTACGGGCAAGGCTGGTTAACTTGCCTTGATGTTCATTCCGGTATCTGCTGGCAATCGAACGAGTCCGGTGCTACGCGACGTTTTTGGATCGACGAGGTGCCGCAATAG
- a CDS encoding TlpA family protein disulfide reductase — MSWQIASVSWGLLQRQSYSFFRLSRVSVATVFRRSFLGLVALGYAFLMMVVFEPKAVWSQPPESSVRTSSDLEVLVLDQYSQPVEGARIGFSASFGDSSYESPSWIYLPDPASQESFPRQTRTGKRGTATLSRGMEILRDFRISLVARHEGRQLSGIVNFPRNVNEKVTIILHPECRVFGKLACQELAEHGIELERNSLSVSLDGRLCVEHYSLAPDFEIFLPPGEYSMTAIGANDGTLVAKRSFSISDGVAELKLYPMELSLKGSKKLLGQPAPDFADVIAWKGTGPKSLKDLRGKVVLLDFWGYWCHACIVKIPRLIELDNRYREHGLQILGLHIDAGKTITSISEYDEFAESLKDGILEGKNITYPVALIAEKPTPFRGNSMKDATCRMASDYGVINYPTMILIDRDGNVAGEFRDTPEGYAKLEALLGMPERKKQLDR; from the coding sequence ATGAGTTGGCAGATTGCGAGTGTAAGCTGGGGTCTTCTTCAGCGACAATCCTATAGTTTCTTCCGTCTGTCGCGAGTGAGTGTCGCAACTGTATTCCGACGGAGTTTTCTGGGGTTGGTGGCGTTAGGATACGCGTTCCTGATGATGGTCGTTTTCGAACCGAAGGCAGTATGGTCGCAGCCACCGGAGAGCTCAGTTCGAACTTCGAGCGATCTAGAAGTTCTTGTTCTTGATCAATACTCTCAGCCAGTTGAAGGGGCAAGGATTGGCTTCTCTGCAAGTTTTGGAGATTCTTCCTACGAATCGCCGTCTTGGATATATTTACCGGATCCGGCGTCGCAAGAAAGTTTTCCGCGTCAAACGCGGACCGGCAAACGTGGCACCGCGACGTTGAGCCGTGGCATGGAGATCTTGCGTGATTTCCGTATTAGTCTTGTTGCACGTCATGAGGGACGCCAACTTTCCGGTATTGTAAATTTTCCGCGAAACGTGAACGAAAAAGTTACGATTATTCTTCACCCGGAATGCCGGGTTTTTGGAAAGCTTGCATGCCAAGAACTTGCTGAACATGGCATTGAACTTGAAAGGAACTCTCTTAGCGTTTCGCTTGACGGACGGCTTTGCGTTGAACACTATTCACTCGCGCCGGACTTTGAGATTTTTCTTCCGCCTGGAGAGTATTCAATGACTGCCATCGGAGCGAATGATGGAACACTGGTGGCAAAACGGTCATTTTCGATCTCGGACGGGGTCGCGGAATTGAAATTGTACCCCATGGAGCTCTCACTCAAAGGATCAAAAAAACTGCTTGGACAGCCGGCTCCTGACTTTGCCGACGTGATCGCTTGGAAAGGAACGGGCCCAAAGTCGTTAAAGGACTTAAGGGGGAAAGTGGTCTTGTTGGATTTTTGGGGTTATTGGTGCCACGCGTGTATCGTCAAAATCCCTCGACTAATTGAACTCGACAACCGTTATCGAGAACACGGTTTACAAATCCTTGGGCTTCATATCGATGCCGGGAAGACAATCACTTCGATTTCGGAATACGACGAATTTGCAGAGTCACTAAAGGATGGGATTCTAGAAGGGAAAAACATTACGTATCCTGTCGCATTGATTGCGGAGAAACCAACTCCTTTTCGCGGGAATTCTATGAAGGATGCGACTTGCAGAATGGCTTCCGACTATGGAGTGATCAATTATCCTACAATGATTTTGATTGATAGGGATGGCAATGTTGCTGGCGAGTTCCGCGATACCCCTGAAGGTTATGCCAAGCTGGAAGCATTGCTTGGTATGCCAGAAAGAAAAAAACAACTAGATCGTTGA